The Miltoncostaea oceani genome includes a region encoding these proteins:
- a CDS encoding DNA-directed RNA polymerase subunit omega, producing the protein MLYGRRLDQSLQHVDGSRYALVHAVAKRARQITLWLTADPAELRAEAAPPPAPGELTSRDPVALAEAEILDGEVKVRWDPDGLDEAALLELDEIETDPLLIEGLGDDDEVGIDGEDDGVALTPALAQVLEGDAVEADDTEDDADPVEAVETIRTVSGVDAPDEVEEISLEDVEEPDDDDDEAETDL; encoded by the coding sequence ATGCTGTACGGAAGGCGCCTGGATCAGTCGCTCCAGCACGTGGACGGGTCGCGTTACGCGCTCGTGCACGCGGTGGCGAAGCGGGCACGCCAGATCACGCTCTGGCTGACCGCCGACCCGGCGGAGCTGCGCGCCGAGGCGGCGCCGCCGCCCGCGCCGGGCGAGCTCACGTCCCGTGACCCGGTCGCGCTGGCCGAGGCCGAGATCCTCGACGGCGAGGTCAAGGTCCGCTGGGACCCGGACGGGCTCGACGAGGCCGCGCTGCTCGAGCTCGACGAGATCGAGACGGACCCGCTGCTGATCGAGGGCCTCGGCGACGACGACGAGGTCGGGATCGACGGCGAGGACGACGGCGTCGCGCTGACGCCGGCGCTCGCGCAGGTGCTCGAGGGCGACGCCGTCGAGGCGGACGACACCGAGGACGACGCCGACCCGGTCGAGGCCGTGGAGACCATCCGCACCGTCTCGGGCGTCGACGCCCCCGACGAGGTCGAGGAGATCTCGCTGGAGGACGTCGAGGAGCCCGACGACGACGATGACGAGGCCGAGACCGACCTCTAA
- a CDS encoding putative quinol monooxygenase: MSEVVVLVVAQAKPGQGDAALAAFGEVAVPTHAEAGCISYALHRSAADADQIVLVERWASREALDEHLATEHLRAFRESSHDLWAAPMTILVTSPHPAGDPAKGTLAGA; encoded by the coding sequence ATGTCGGAGGTCGTGGTGTTGGTGGTGGCCCAGGCCAAGCCGGGGCAGGGCGACGCGGCGCTCGCCGCCTTCGGCGAGGTGGCGGTGCCGACGCACGCGGAGGCGGGCTGCATCAGCTACGCGTTGCACCGCTCCGCCGCCGACGCCGACCAGATCGTGCTGGTCGAGCGGTGGGCGTCGCGGGAGGCCCTCGACGAGCACCTCGCCACCGAGCACCTCCGGGCGTTCCGCGAGTCGAGCCACGACCTGTGGGCGGCGCCGATGACGATCCTCGTCACCAGCCCGCACCCCGCGGGGGACCCGGCGAAGGGGACCCTGGCGGGGGCCTAG
- a CDS encoding YdcF family protein gives MSDGPRVVAVLGYSAGGGGDLHPVCEARVVHAASLSRGDDVVVLSGWAPRAGAPSEAELMRRAWQGAAARLLLDDGATHTAHNAAHVALLARREDACEVVIVTSGWHAPRARAMVRWALRGTGIPASVAPAPGPRPRGALVREALIWPLAPAQAALGSRPRRVR, from the coding sequence GTGAGCGACGGCCCCCGGGTCGTGGCGGTGCTCGGGTACTCGGCGGGGGGTGGGGGGGACCTCCACCCGGTGTGCGAGGCCCGCGTCGTGCACGCGGCGTCGCTGTCCCGCGGCGACGACGTGGTGGTGCTGTCGGGGTGGGCGCCGCGGGCGGGCGCCCCGAGCGAGGCCGAGCTGATGCGCCGGGCCTGGCAGGGGGCGGCGGCGCGGCTCCTCCTCGACGATGGGGCGACCCACACGGCGCACAACGCCGCCCACGTCGCGCTGCTCGCCCGCCGCGAGGACGCCTGCGAGGTGGTGATCGTGACGTCCGGCTGGCACGCCCCCCGGGCCCGGGCGATGGTGCGGTGGGCGCTGCGGGGGACCGGCATCCCCGCCTCCGTCGCCCCCGCCCCCGGGCCCCGCCCCCGCGGCGCCCTCGTCCGCGAGGCCCTCATCTGGCCCCTCGCCCCCGCCCAGGCCGCCCTCGGGAGCCGTCCCCGACGGGTCCGCTGA
- a CDS encoding glycosyltransferase family 2 protein, with product MTDTVVVIPAWNEEANLPAVLDELRAELPDVDVLVIDDGSTDGTAEVAAAAGAIVVSFGENRGLREGIAAGYREAHERGYRFCGRVDADGQHPAAELARLLRLVRDDACDVAIGSRFAVADGYEAGRYVPSRARRFGIGILQRAMHVRLGRPFRDPGSGMAAVNDRAMPVLGVPYRSGAPEVEALLRLHRAGLRVEEVPVEMRERASGLSRLRGGKAVKLVVTVTGTLLFFRWMSRRS from the coding sequence GTGACCGACACCGTCGTGGTGATCCCGGCCTGGAACGAGGAGGCCAACCTGCCCGCCGTCCTCGACGAGCTGCGGGCGGAGCTGCCGGACGTCGATGTGCTCGTGATCGACGACGGCTCGACGGACGGGACCGCGGAGGTGGCGGCCGCGGCGGGTGCGATCGTCGTGTCGTTCGGCGAGAACCGGGGGCTGCGGGAGGGGATCGCCGCCGGTTACCGGGAGGCCCACGAGCGGGGGTACCGGTTCTGCGGGCGGGTCGACGCGGACGGTCAGCACCCCGCCGCGGAGCTCGCCCGTCTGTTGCGGCTGGTGCGCGACGACGCGTGCGACGTGGCGATCGGGTCGCGGTTCGCGGTCGCGGACGGGTACGAGGCGGGCCGGTACGTGCCGAGCAGGGCCCGGCGGTTCGGGATCGGGATCCTGCAGCGGGCGATGCACGTGCGCCTCGGCCGGCCGTTCCGCGACCCCGGCAGCGGCATGGCGGCCGTGAACGACCGGGCGATGCCGGTGCTCGGGGTGCCGTACCGCAGCGGCGCCCCCGAGGTCGAGGCGCTCCTGCGGCTGCACCGCGCGGGGCTGCGGGTGGAGGAGGTGCCCGTGGAGATGCGCGAGCGGGCGAGCGGCCTGTCGCGCCTGCGTGGCGGGAAGGCCGTGAAGCTCGTCGTCACCGTCACGGGGACCCTGTTGTTCTTCCGCTGGATGAGCCGCCGGTCGTGA
- a CDS encoding RNA polymerase subunit sigma-70, whose product MSTSRTVDDGTVAAAVGGDEAAFGRLVERHRGELQVHCYRMLGSLEDAEDAVQETFLRAWRRRETYAGRATFRAWLYGIATNASLDAVASRKRRMPEGEGAASPAEVPWLQPCPDRLLAAAAPPEDEPEAVVVTKETIELAFLIAIQYLPPAQRAVLILRDVLGWSAKEAAEPLEASVAAVNSSLQRARATLQERLPEYAPDRPPTVEPSAEEREMLRRFMEATERNDIGTLATMMTDDARFSMPEVVDGREAIVECWREGGFGTEQIGELRCMAVWANMQPAVACYSRRHGDTRFRPMALDVLRVEGGMVAEINTFAPDVFPAFGLPAEL is encoded by the coding sequence ATGAGCACGTCGCGGACGGTGGACGACGGGACGGTGGCGGCCGCGGTCGGTGGGGACGAGGCGGCGTTCGGCCGCCTGGTGGAGCGCCACCGCGGCGAGCTGCAGGTGCACTGCTACCGCATGCTCGGCTCGCTGGAGGACGCCGAGGACGCGGTCCAGGAGACGTTCCTGCGCGCGTGGCGCCGCCGCGAGACCTACGCGGGGCGGGCGACGTTCCGGGCGTGGCTCTACGGCATCGCCACGAACGCCTCGCTCGACGCGGTCGCGTCTCGGAAGCGGCGGATGCCGGAGGGGGAGGGCGCCGCCTCACCGGCCGAGGTGCCGTGGCTGCAGCCGTGCCCCGACCGGCTGCTCGCGGCCGCCGCGCCACCGGAGGACGAGCCCGAGGCCGTCGTGGTCACGAAGGAGACGATCGAGCTCGCCTTCCTCATCGCGATCCAGTACCTGCCGCCCGCCCAGCGGGCCGTGCTGATCCTGCGCGACGTGCTCGGCTGGTCGGCGAAGGAGGCGGCGGAGCCGCTGGAGGCGAGCGTCGCCGCCGTCAACAGCTCGCTCCAGCGGGCGCGGGCGACGTTGCAGGAGCGCCTGCCGGAGTACGCGCCGGACCGTCCCCCGACGGTCGAGCCGAGCGCCGAGGAGAGGGAGATGCTGCGGCGCTTCATGGAGGCGACCGAGCGGAACGACATCGGCACCCTGGCGACGATGATGACCGACGACGCCCGCTTCTCGATGCCCGAGGTGGTCGACGGGCGCGAGGCGATCGTGGAGTGCTGGCGGGAGGGCGGGTTCGGCACGGAGCAGATCGGCGAGCTGCGGTGCATGGCGGTGTGGGCGAACATGCAGCCCGCCGTCGCGTGCTACTCGCGGCGTCACGGCGACACGCGGTTCCGGCCGATGGCCCTCGACGTGCTCCGCGTGGAGGGCGGCATGGTCGCCGAGATCAACACCTTCGCCCCGGACGTCTTCCCGGCGTTCGGCCTGCCGGCGGAGCTGTGA